The window TGATTTTGCTCAGGAATCTTAGCGTCTGGTGAGTATGGACGTTCATACCCAGTTGGAGTCAAAGATCGCAAACTTTTTCCCCGGCTCCCCAGCTCCCCATGTGATAGAACAGGAGGTATTTCAATCAACTGTTGTAACCAGGTAGCTAAACCACGATCGCTCAGGCGAAACTGAATCCAGCCTGGAGAGAATACTTGAAGGCTAAAGTCTAAGCCGACTTGGCTAGGGATTGGAGATTGCGCCTTGAAATTTTGGCTGGAGATAGATTGCTGCTCCCAGTTCCCAGTTTCTGCATCCGCCGTATTTTGCTCACCGATTGCCATACACTCAGCCAGTTGATATGCGATGTCGAGGGGTGGCAACTGCCAGAGGGGTGCAAGCTTAAGTGCGATCGCAGATCGATAAATAACACCTCTATCATCGGACAAACGATGCACAGGAATCCTTTCAACCGTTATTTTCAACTTGTCTGGTAGCTCATTTGTGACAAGACTCCTACCCAATAAAGCGATCGAAGCTAAGATTTGTTGCTGTAAAACTGGCTTAATAGCGACAGAATTCCCGAACAAACTTATACTAAATGACCAACAGTTGGAAGTATTTTTTGTTACTTTTGACTCCATGTAAGATCTAAAGAAACTGGCGTTTTGCTCACGCTATCGTATATGAATTCATCATCCTCCGCATCAGAGGCATCTCGACCATTTTTAACTTGGCAACGGATTATAGACTGGGCGCAGGAACATTACCGTTATCGAACTTTCAGTAAAGATGAGCGAATTCCCGCTCGTACTGGATTGTTGTATCTAGTACAGCGGGGGGCAATCCGGTTAGTGGGTACAGCGCAAGTGAGTGCTAGTAACGACAAGTCAGCGTCTAAATTATTGAATCAGACAGCAGATGAAACGTTTTTAGGCTTTGTGGGAGCGGGTCAACCCTTTGAAATTGTGGCGCAATCACCCTTTACGCTTCAAGCTTATTCTCACATCGACCAGACTTCGGTGGTGTGGATGTACTGGCATGACTTAGACAATTGGCCTCACTTTCGTCGGGAAGTGTTAGATGCATTTCGGTATCAGCATCAGCGTAAATTATTGTGGCTGAGTACCTTAGGACAGCGAAGAACGATTGATCGACTATTGGGATTTCTTACGTTATTAATCGAAGAATTTGGTGAACCTTGTAGCAATGGATACTGTTTACCGTTCCCTTTAACCCATGCACAAATTGGTAGTGCGATTGGTTCCACTCGCGTGACGGTGACTCGTTTGATGGGCAAACTTCGACAACGTGAATTGATTTGTACCAAAGGAGATAATTTGATTTGCTTACCGTCTCAAGCCATAGAAATTCTTCATCATTCAACGATTGTGGAACGATAGAACAATTCAATGGAGGTTCGTTTGATATAGGAGTAGGTTCGAGAGCTGACGTTATTGGTACTCAAATTGCATAATTCATTTACGGAGAGCTGAGCGACTGAGTAATGAGTATTTTCACTCACCACTAATTTGAACCAATACACTTCTTTTCCGAGGGCCATCCAAGTCAAAAAATAAGATTGATTGCCAGGTACCGAGAGCCAATTTACCATCCACCACAGGAATGATTTCACTGCTACTCAACATCATTGCCATCAGGTGAGAGTGAGCATTTATGGGTTCATCAGGAGGGACATCTCTTAAATGAAGGTCATTATGGAGATAGCGCTCTGATTCAGGAGCCAACTTTCTAAAATGTATCTTCGTATCTTCGAGTAATCTTTCTTCATATTCATTAATGGCTAAGGCTGTGGTTGTATGGCGTGAAAAGACGATGACTTGACCGTTGTTGATGCCTGTTGTTTCCAGGATTTTCTCAATCTCAGGTGTGATGTTATAAATCCCAATTCCCTTGTCTGTCTCTACTTCAAGGAGTTCATTCGTGATGTGCATCGGGTCACCTACTGTGGAAACGGCGTATTCGTAGAACTTTTTAAGCTGTTACGCATTTAATTTGTATACCTTCACACCCCACACCCTACACCCCACACCCCTTTCAAAAATTTTCATATCCAATTTAGATGCGCCGCAGCTTAGGCGAAAATCACTGTTGCTATCCTCTCATGCCTCGTTAACGACATGACCATCCTTTTTGCAGAGGAGGCATAAATGTACGCGGCGTAAAATTTGGTATAGTTTCTTACTCAGGGAAAGGTTGTTCTGTTAGCCTGTTTAAAAGGTAGATAGCCTAACTGAAATAAAGACAAAAATTGCTGACTTAAATTTAAACAAATTTTAACATTTTATGATGATCAAACATTTTTCAGAAGACTGGATTAATGAATGGTGCCAACTCAATGGTTGGACAGATTTATATATTGAGCGCTGTCACTACTGGGCTTTTCCACCGGGAGCCGTCATGCCTGAGCCAATTCCTACAGAGGCGCTCAAAGGGATCAAAGCGGAAAAGGGATTATGTGGTGAGGAGCGATTGTGGTCAATGGCAGCGGTGGTGGTGAGTTTAATGGCTGCTCTTTTGAGCTATTGCCTGAAGTCTCCCATGCCAATCGTTGTGGCTTTTGCTTTTGGAGCTATTACAGTGGGTCTTCTGGAAGTTGAGCTGACCTAGGTTAGCATGGCTAAGCTGTGACGGACTACCCATAATTTGCCAAAAGAATTAAGCTGAGTGCTAGATAAAGATTTAAACTCAGGTTAACTAGCTGCTGTGAAAATTCTGCTAGTGGAAGATGATGAACTTGTTGCCGAAGTTCTCAAGAAAGCTCTTATAGCTCAGCATTATTTAGTCGATTTGGCGGCTGATGGTCAGGAGGGTTGGGAACTAGCAGAAGCGTTTGAATATGATCTGATCCTGCTGGACTTGATGTTGCCGAAGCTAGACGGTCTTAGCTTTTGCAAACAGAGAAGAGCCATAGGCGATCGCACCCCAATTGTGATCTTGACAGGTCAGGATACCAGCACCAGCAAAGTCATCAGCTTAGATACAGGTGCGGATGATTATATCATAAAACCTTTCGATGTGCAAGAACTACTGGCTCGGATTCGAGCCTTGCTACGTCGTGGCAGTTCAAACGTGACGCCCGTGCTGGAGTGGGATGCCCTGCGTTTAGACCCCAGTAACTGCCACGTCACCTATAATGAGCAACTGTTGCATCTCACCGCCAAGGAGTACGGTCTCCTAGAGCTGTTCTTACGGAACACGCAGCGAATATTCAGCCAAAGTGCGCTGCTCGATCATCTTTGGTCGTTTGAAGAACCCCCTTCAGAAAATACGGTGAGGGCGCACATCAAAAGTTTACGACAAAAGCTGAAAAAAGCTGGAGCCGCCTCGGACTTGCTAGAAACGGTTTACGGGTTAGGGTATCGATTGAAACCCAGAGAAGGCAAGGTATCGCAGCCCTCAGCTCAATCACAAGTTGCGCGGGATGTATCTCGACAGGCACCGCAGAAAGCGGAAATAGTGGGTACCACACGTCTCGATTCCAAGTCAGCTACAACCTCACAAATTTCACCAGAACTGATTGTCCTTTGGGAACGGAGTAAGGACAAATATCGCGATCGCATCAATATCTTAGACCAAGCTGTGACCGCTCTGGTCACAGATACTCTCAGTGAAGAATTACGACAACAAGCTCAGATGCAGGCACATACCCTATTAGGGTCACTGGGTAGTTTTGGCTTAATGGATGCCTCTCGTCTATCCCGTAAAATTGAACAGGCGTTTCAAACCCCAAATACCCTAAATCAAACGGAAAAAGAGCAGTTGTCTAAACAGGTTTTAGCCTTGCGTCAAGTACTGGAGCAACCCATGACTCCGGTGGAATCGGTTGAGACGGTGCCAGAAACTAAGCTCCATCAACCCATGACAATAGAGCCAAAACCTCGACTGTTAGTGGTTGACGACGATGTTGCATTGGCGCTGGCTTTAGTTTCAGAAGCTTCATCCTGGGGAATACAGGCAGACATTGCCAGCAATTTATCTAAAGCTAGAGAGACTCTGGCTCACCTTCGACCCGATGTGGTACTCCTAGATTTATGCTTTCCAGAGTCAGCAGAGAACGGTTTCGATCTGTTAACGGAACTAACATTAGAGCAGCCGTCTGTACCTGTTGTTGTATTTACGGCACAGGAAAGTTTTACTCAACGGGTGAAAGTCGCTCGTTTAGGCGGACGGGGGTTTCTGCAAAAGCCTGTAACTCCGGCTCAAGCCATGGAAGCGATCGCCCAAGTTCTGCAACAATCCAGTCAAACAGAAGCCAAATTGCTACTCGTAGACGATGATCCTCAGCTTTTGGATGTTGTTCGCACCCTACTAGAGCCTTGGGGATTCAATCTGACACTGCTAGACAACCCCCAGGAGTTCTGGGATACCTTAGAGAAGACAGCTCCCGATTTGCTGATTCTGGATGTTGAAATGCCCGAATTGAGCGGTATTGATCTTTGCCAAGTGGTTCGTAATGACCCACGCTGGAGTGAGCTGCCGGTGCTGTTTCTCTCGGCTCGTACTGATATAGAGACCATCCAATCAGTGTTTACAGTCGGTGCTGATGACTATGTAAGTAAGCCAATTGTCGGGCCAGAGTTAGTCGCTCGTATCCTAAATCGGCTGGAACGAACCAAAATCCTACGTAAACTCCGAAAATTTATCGGTTAATTCCCAGTTTTTCAACTGTATTGATAGGGGTAGTTATTAAACGTTGAAGATACATTTTATTTACAATTAATTTGGCTCTTGGGAAAGAAAAGGAAAAATGATGACAAGCGAACTGGGTCTGAGCTTGCTGATTCTCCTAGCTTTTGCCACATCGGCAACACAGTCCAGTGTAATAGGGCTATTGGGTTTCAGCCTGATGTTGGGGATTGTTTGGATCTTTTATTTCTTAAATCGCCAAATCCACAAGCGCCAACAAACGGAAGCTGACTTTCAACTCCTCTACAATCATGCTCCTTGTGGGTATTACTCTGTAAATCAAGACGGTGTGTTGATTGCAATTAATGATACCCAATTACGCTGGTTAGGTTACAGCCGAGAGGAAGTGATAGGCTCACTCCAACTCACGGATTTCATGGTTTCTGAGGATGCGGAATCCTGGGCAAAAATATTTGCCCGTATCCAGTCCCAGGGTGAAGTAAAAAACGTAGAAATTCAGATGATTCGTAAAGATGGGACAAGCCTCCCCGTACTTTTGAGTGCTACGGCAATCAGAAATGCGGTGGGTCAATTTGTTGGGGCTTGTGGCACTATC of the Allocoleopsis franciscana PCC 7113 genome contains:
- a CDS encoding DALR anticodon-binding domain-containing protein, coding for MFGNSVAIKPVLQQQILASIALLGRSLVTNELPDKLKITVERIPVHRLSDDRGVIYRSAIALKLAPLWQLPPLDIAYQLAECMAIGEQNTADAETGNWEQQSISSQNFKAQSPIPSQVGLDFSLQVFSPGWIQFRLSDRGLATWLQQLIEIPPVLSHGELGSRGKSLRSLTPTGYERPYSPDAKIPEQNQRTETEPVNQAHSLFRVQYAHARCCSLLRLAHRQSLINLSDLDGITPHWEWLEPNPIPWLYGNPEMECSPIRLRLEHPAERGLIALVLDGTEQLTRLTPIRALELANALSHGFEKFYSACRIWGEVKTETPQLAQARLGLVAITQKLLRSLLQDQLNVIAPIEL
- a CDS encoding Crp/Fnr family transcriptional regulator, whose protein sequence is MNSSSSASEASRPFLTWQRIIDWAQEHYRYRTFSKDERIPARTGLLYLVQRGAIRLVGTAQVSASNDKSASKLLNQTADETFLGFVGAGQPFEIVAQSPFTLQAYSHIDQTSVVWMYWHDLDNWPHFRREVLDAFRYQHQRKLLWLSTLGQRRTIDRLLGFLTLLIEEFGEPCSNGYCLPFPLTHAQIGSAIGSTRVTVTRLMGKLRQRELICTKGDNLICLPSQAIEILHHSTIVER
- a CDS encoding secondary thiamine-phosphate synthase enzyme YjbQ, which encodes MHITNELLEVETDKGIGIYNITPEIEKILETTGINNGQVIVFSRHTTTALAINEYEERLLEDTKIHFRKLAPESERYLHNDLHLRDVPPDEPINAHSHLMAMMLSSSEIIPVVDGKLALGTWQSILFFDLDGPRKRSVLVQISGE
- a CDS encoding slr1957 family protein yields the protein MKHFSEDWINEWCQLNGWTDLYIERCHYWAFPPGAVMPEPIPTEALKGIKAEKGLCGEERLWSMAAVVVSLMAALLSYCLKSPMPIVVAFAFGAITVGLLEVELT
- a CDS encoding response regulator, coding for MKILLVEDDELVAEVLKKALIAQHYLVDLAADGQEGWELAEAFEYDLILLDLMLPKLDGLSFCKQRRAIGDRTPIVILTGQDTSTSKVISLDTGADDYIIKPFDVQELLARIRALLRRGSSNVTPVLEWDALRLDPSNCHVTYNEQLLHLTAKEYGLLELFLRNTQRIFSQSALLDHLWSFEEPPSENTVRAHIKSLRQKLKKAGAASDLLETVYGLGYRLKPREGKVSQPSAQSQVARDVSRQAPQKAEIVGTTRLDSKSATTSQISPELIVLWERSKDKYRDRINILDQAVTALVTDTLSEELRQQAQMQAHTLLGSLGSFGLMDASRLSRKIEQAFQTPNTLNQTEKEQLSKQVLALRQVLEQPMTPVESVETVPETKLHQPMTIEPKPRLLVVDDDVALALALVSEASSWGIQADIASNLSKARETLAHLRPDVVLLDLCFPESAENGFDLLTELTLEQPSVPVVVFTAQESFTQRVKVARLGGRGFLQKPVTPAQAMEAIAQVLQQSSQTEAKLLLVDDDPQLLDVVRTLLEPWGFNLTLLDNPQEFWDTLEKTAPDLLILDVEMPELSGIDLCQVVRNDPRWSELPVLFLSARTDIETIQSVFTVGADDYVSKPIVGPELVARILNRLERTKILRKLRKFIG